In one Rutidosis leptorrhynchoides isolate AG116_Rl617_1_P2 chromosome 8, CSIRO_AGI_Rlap_v1, whole genome shotgun sequence genomic region, the following are encoded:
- the LOC139864928 gene encoding S-adenosyl-L-methionine:benzoic acid/salicylic acid carboxyl methyltransferase 3-like: MVFGKCFTVADLGCSSGTNTLLVASNIIDMILKTCKEHNLPKPQLQICLNDLYVNDFNSILKLLPEFQANHKKKIGEDFAPCFVSAVPGSFYGRLFPDKSLNLVYSSYSIHWLSQVPAGLENNTSNIYISKTSPPSVFEAYHKQFYDDFMKFLQMRSKEMVRGGRMALIFIGRSIADPTSDDCCSLLDLLAVSLSDMVKEGLVRESELNSFNIPVYTPYEDEVRQVIQNEGSFSLDSLSDFRVNWDSHDTDYINMKDSSALSDTHGENTAKMIRAVMEPLMTSHFGNSIIDVAFKKYAENVSKHLVSYKSRHFNLVITLAKK, translated from the exons ATGGTGTTCGGGAAGTGTTTTACCGTTGCAGATCTTGGATGCTCGTCGGGAACAAACACTTTATTGGTCGCATCTAACATTATCGATATGATTCTTAAAACGTGTAAAGAACATAATCTTCCAAAACCACAGTTACAAATATGTTTAAATGACCTTTACGTAAATGATTTCAACTCCATTTTAAAATTATTACCTGAATTTCAAGCAAACCATAAGAAAAAAATTGGAGAAGATTTTGCTCCATGTTTTGTTTCCGCTGTTCCTGGTTCCTTTTATGGTCGACTCTTCCCGGATAAAAGTTTGAACCTTGTTTACTCGTCTTATTCTATTCATTGGCTATCTCAG GTACCTGCAGGACTTGAAAACAACACTTCAAACATATACATATCAAAAACGAGTCCTCCAAGTGTGTTTGAAGCATATCATAAGCAATTTTATGATGACTTTATGAAGTTTTTACAAATGCGTTCTAAGGAGATGGTACGTGGTGGACGCATGGCTTTGATATTTATTGGTCGAAGTATTGCTGATCCAACTAGTGACGATTGTTGTAGTCTTTTGGACCTCCTGGCGGTATCACTTTCCGATATGGTCAAAGAG GGACTAGTTCGAGAATCAGAGCTCAATTCTTTCAATATCCCAGTTTATACTCCATATGAAGATGAAGTTAGGCAAGTTATTCAAAATGAAGGATCATTTTCTCTTGATAGCTTGAGTGATTTTCGAGTAAACTGGGATTCACATGATACAGACTACATAAATATGAAAGATTCTAGTGCGCTCAGCGACACCCATGGTGAAAACACAGCAAAGATGATCAGGGCAGTTATGGAACCACTGATGACGTCTCATTTTGGAAATTCGATAATTGATGTGGCATTTAAAAAGTACGCGGAAAATGTGTCCAAACATCTAGTTAGCTATAAATCAAGACACTTCAATCTAGTCATCACACTGGCTAAAAAGTGA